The genomic window CTAGTAACTGTCCAGTTGTGATTCCGGGAATAGCTACCATCCCTACCAAAATCATTTGGTTGATAGTTGGTAGTAATGCGGCGCGGATAGCTTCCTTGCGGTATTGGTTGGTTGCTTGTTGGGGAGTAGCACCTAAACTTAAATGGGTTTCGATTTCGTTGGGAAAGGTGTTCATGCTGTTAACTAGACGTTCCCCTGCGATCGCAGCTGCATTCATCCCATTTCCTAAAACAATCCCCGCTAGGGGAATAATATAACGTGGTTCGTACCATTTATCTGGTTGAATGATTAAGAAGTTGGTGTAAACCAGTGTCATCAGGGTACTAACACAAATTGCACCCCAAACCAAAGGCAATACACCAGGAATCTTTTGACTGATGCGATTTCGTGCGACAATCGCCGTAATCGTCAGCATTACTACTAAAGCCGCCAAAACTCCCCAAGGATTGCCCAAAGCAAATATGAAGTCTAAAATATATCCCAAAACAGCTAATTGTAAGATAGTTCTACCGGTAGCGATCGCTAAATTTAACTCTAGTCCCAATCTTTCCCAAGCAGATACACCAATAGCGATCGCCATCAATCCTACAGCGATCGCTAAATCAACCAAATCCAACTTGATTAAATCCTGCATTGGTTTTATGGGGGTGTAGGGGTGTGGGGGTGTAGGGGTGTAGGGGAAGAAAAACTCTTGAATTTTGACCCTTCACTTCGTTCGAGGGCATAATTTTGAATTTTGAATTTTTCTGCTCAATCCCCAAAATAGTCAGTTTGCAAACAGGCACTCATAATTTACCACTGATCCATGTTTTACCCATAGAATTATTCCGGTAATAACGCTTGATTAATACGTATCTAAGACGACAGTCTTTACCAGCTTTTTTGAGAAGAAATTCCATTAGCAATAATTGACAGTCGAAGTGTATCTTTTGTATCTTCAAATAAAATGAAAACTTATGATCCAAAGCATAAATTTTGTTCCTGCTTTTGATATCAAGCAGCAATACACCTCAATAGAAGCCGAAATTAGTGCGGCTGTGGTAGAAGTTCTGTCATCTGGCCGCTATATTGGTGGCCCCTTAGTGGAAGGTTTTGAGCAGCATTTTGCTAACTATCACGGTGCAAGTGATTGTGTAGCCTGTAACTCTGGTACTGATGCGTTATATCTAGCACTACGCGCCCTCGAAATTGGTGCAGGTGATGAAGTAATTACTACGCCTTTTACATTTGTCGCCACAGTAGAAGTGATTATTTCTGTTGGTGCAAAGCCAGTGTTTGTAGATATAGATGCGACAACATTTAACCTGGATTTGCAACAAGTAGCAGCAGCAATTACACCCCAAACTAAAGCGATTATCCCTGTGCATCTATTTGGACAGCCTGTGGATATGACAGAATTAATGGCGATCGCACAATCTCACAATGTAGCAGTGATTGAAGATTGCGCTCAGTCTACAGGCGCGACTTGGGATAATCAAAAAGTCGGCAGTATTGGGCATTTTGGTTGCTTCAGTTTCTACCCTACCAAAAACTTAGGTGCTTGCGGTGATGGTGGCGCAATCACCACCAACGATCCAGCATTGGCGGCTAAGGTGCGGATCATTAAAGAGCATGGACAGAAAAACCGCTATCAATATGAAGAAATTGGGGTAAATAGCCGTTTAGATGCCATACAAGCCGTAATTTTGCAAATTAAGCTGCGTTATCTTGATCAATGGAATCAACAACGTCAGGCGATCGCAGCCTATTATCAACAATTTCTCACTCAAATTCCCGGTATCATTGCACCACAAGAATTAGCTGGCGGTGTGAGTGTTTGGAATCAATATACTATCCGCGTATTAAGTGAGGGAAATAATGGTACTACCACCACACACCGCGACTCGGTACGCAACCAACTACAAGAAAAGGGAATAGGTTCAATGGTTTACTATCCCTACCCTTTACATTTACAACCCGCCTATCAACATCTCGGCTATCAGTCAGGACAATTACCAGTAGCAGAGCAAATTTGTCATGAGGTGTTATCTTTACCCATGTTTCCAGAACTAACACCCCAGCAACAAGACCAAGTAATTTATGCTTTGAAAGATATCCTCGTGTAGTCAAAAGTCAAAAATAAAAAGGCAAAAGAAAAAGAAACACCCAAATTCCTTTAACTTTTGCCTTTTATACTTCTTTTAACTCAGCACTCACTACTCAGAACTCAGCACTGACTACGCACTCTAGTATTAGCTAAAGCCTCAACTAAACCTCGCACAGCAGCAATCATCGCCACTTCGCTATTGAGTTGATTGATTGCAGAACCGACACCAACACCAGCCGCACCAGATGCGATCGCCAATGGTGCAGTAACATTAGAAATCCCAGAAGCACACAATACTGGTACTGACACAGCACGAGCAATTTCATAGGCTGCGGCTAAGGTAGGAGCAGCTTTTTCAATTAATCCTAGGCTTCCAGCGTGAGATGGCTGGCTGCTAGTACCGCCTTCCGTTTGGATGATATCTGCACCAGCTTTCACTAGTTCTTCAGCTAGTTGTACCTGTTGATCTAGTTCTAGGATATGGGGAACGGTAACAGACAGGGTAATTTCTGGTAATAAAGCGCGGGTTTGATGTGTTAACGCCAATACTTCCTCGGCTTCAAATCTGCGTCCTTGAGCGTAAAAAGCATCAAAATTACCGATTTCAATCAAATCTGCACCAGCAGCGACGGCTGAAACAAATTTGTCTGGTTCTACTGCGGATACACAAACGGGTAGGTTGATTAATTTTTTAGCGAGCTGTACTAAAACAGGATCAGCTGCAATATCTACAAAAGTTGCACCACCCAGTTCAGCAGCTTTCACAACGGCTGCGACACGATCAGTGTCAAAGTTGTTCAAACCGCTAATAACTTTCAGGACGCGGCGGTTAGTAAATGCACTTTGCAGTTTAGAAGGCATTGCCATAATTGTTCTTTTGAAGCTACGAAAATAACGTCTATTTTACAGCCCCTTCGATGATGGCAGGACTATATTGCTACGAAAATCAGCAAAAACTTTATGGCGAGAAGATTTGCGATGGCTTAGGTGATCGCTGTAGATCAGGTTTGGTTCAGGTTTAGGGTAAGCTGTTGGCTCACAAGTAAGTATAGCTACGCTCCCCCAAGAGATACAAAAGTTCAAGTGGATAACTATAATTTTTAGTCCTTTTTATCATAAAGTTTTGCCAATAAGGCAGTCATCTCACATTATGAGTATTTGAGATATTTTGATAACCTTTTCTTAAACCAACATTTCTAATAAAACATCCCTATTAATCAAAAATATATTCCGTACTATCACAGAAGTTTTTAGCATAATCAAGACTTAAAATTCCTATTATTATTGTTCATTGTTCATTGCCAATTATTGAAATAATATTGCAGGCATGAAAAGACGCAATTTAATTAAGTATTCCTTGCTATTCATTGCTGGATGTACAGCTAGCAATAATTCTAATACAAATATAAATAATCAAGAAGCATATTCAAAATTTCCTAAATCTCTCAAATTTGCCGTTACAGATGTAACTGGAATTGATGATTTAAAAAGAGATTTTGGGGCATTTAGCACTGTTTTAGCAGAAGTATTAGGTATCAATATAGAATTGTTTCCTGTAGAAAACCCCACGGCCGCAGCCCCAGCATTATTATCAGGAAATCTGGATCTTGTATTTGCCGGCCCTTCAGAGTACCTCATTTTAAATTCTAGAGCTAAAGCAATTCCTATAATTAGCGTTAAACGTAAAAACTACCATTCTATATTTATTGTGCGTGCGGATAGCAATATTAAAACATTAGCTCAATTAAAAGGCAAAACAATTGCGATGCGTAAAGTTGGATCTACTTCTGGACATATTGCACCTACTAGTTTACTGATAGATGCAGGATTAGATCCAAAAACTGATTTCAAAACTGTCATGTTAGATAATAAAGGAGGAAAAGCATTAAAAACAGGTGAAGTAGATGCCTGGAGTATGTCATCTGATAGATACCAAAGTGTTCTAGACTCTGAAGGTTTATCAAATAAAGATTTTAAGATAATTTTTCAAGGAACGGAACTTCCTAGTGATGTATTTGTTGTTAGTAATCAATTAGCATCTAGCTTTATTGAAACCCTGCGATCGCAGATACTAAAAAATCAGGATAAACTCATTCAAAGTATGGTAACTGCTAATGCAAATCGTAAGTATGTGGGAAGCCAAATGTTTCTAGCCAATGATGCTGATTACAATATGATTCGTGAAGTTTATAAAAAAATTGGTCAAGATAGTTTTTTAAAATAATTATTACATTAAAATGATCATATTTTCTCTCAATAAATTTAGAAATCATATTTTAAATTGTCTTAGTAATTTTACGAGCAACTGGAGCATTACTAAAAAAATTGGCTATGGTTATACTATTGTGATTACGACTACTTTAATTGGCACAGTTAGTGGTTCATTAATTGCTTATTACTATGAAATAAATGCCTATAAACAGTTAAGTTTATCTTATCAACAGCAATATCTTTTGAAAGATTTAGAAAATGGCGTAACTAGAGCAAGACTCCATCCACAAAGATTAGTTTCTGTGCTAGAAGATTCTGTTTGGTTAGAGTTTGAGAAAAATAGATTTTTAGAAGATATTAATCGCATCAATAACCAATTATCTAAACTCGAAGATTTTATAAATCATAATCCTCATGATTTAGCATTAGACTATCAAATTTTCCAAAACCTGTTAAACAAATATAGGAAAACTACAGAATTATACAGTTATAATATTAAAATATTATGGGGCGAAATAGAATCAAATAGATCAAATACTTTACCACTTTACAAACTGTTAAATGCCCTAAAAAAGAAAGATAGTATTAATCTTGCTGTTGAGTTTGAAAAACAATCAGATGAGTTAATTCACATGATTGTCCATGCAGAAAAGCAAAAACAGCGAGCAAATAGAAGTTTTAATTATGCCAAAAATTTAAGACTACAGCTTATTAGTATCAGTGTACTATTATCTACTGCGATCGCTGCAACAATTGCGTTATT from Nostoc sp. UHCC 0870 includes these protein-coding regions:
- a CDS encoding DUF561 domain-containing protein, whose product is MAMPSKLQSAFTNRRVLKVISGLNNFDTDRVAAVVKAAELGGATFVDIAADPVLVQLAKKLINLPVCVSAVEPDKFVSAVAAGADLIEIGNFDAFYAQGRRFEAEEVLALTHQTRALLPEITLSVTVPHILELDQQVQLAEELVKAGADIIQTEGGTSSQPSHAGSLGLIEKAAPTLAAAYEIARAVSVPVLCASGISNVTAPLAIASGAAGVGVGSAINQLNSEVAMIAAVRGLVEALANTRVRSQC
- the phnD gene encoding phosphate/phosphite/phosphonate ABC transporter substrate-binding protein, whose product is MKRRNLIKYSLLFIAGCTASNNSNTNINNQEAYSKFPKSLKFAVTDVTGIDDLKRDFGAFSTVLAEVLGINIELFPVENPTAAAPALLSGNLDLVFAGPSEYLILNSRAKAIPIISVKRKNYHSIFIVRADSNIKTLAQLKGKTIAMRKVGSTSGHIAPTSLLIDAGLDPKTDFKTVMLDNKGGKALKTGEVDAWSMSSDRYQSVLDSEGLSNKDFKIIFQGTELPSDVFVVSNQLASSFIETLRSQILKNQDKLIQSMVTANANRKYVGSQMFLANDADYNMIREVYKKIGQDSFLK
- a CDS encoding ABC transporter permease; amino-acid sequence: MQDLIKLDLVDLAIAVGLMAIAIGVSAWERLGLELNLAIATGRTILQLAVLGYILDFIFALGNPWGVLAALVVMLTITAIVARNRISQKIPGVLPLVWGAICVSTLMTLVYTNFLIIQPDKWYEPRYIIPLAGIVLGNGMNAAAIAGERLVNSMNTFPNEIETHLSLGATPQQATNQYRKEAIRAALLPTINQMILVGMVAIPGITTGQLLAGITPLEAVSYEILIIFMVAFANLLTTVLITKGLCRQFFNSAAQLVR
- a CDS encoding DegT/DnrJ/EryC1/StrS family aminotransferase; this encodes MIQSINFVPAFDIKQQYTSIEAEISAAVVEVLSSGRYIGGPLVEGFEQHFANYHGASDCVACNSGTDALYLALRALEIGAGDEVITTPFTFVATVEVIISVGAKPVFVDIDATTFNLDLQQVAAAITPQTKAIIPVHLFGQPVDMTELMAIAQSHNVAVIEDCAQSTGATWDNQKVGSIGHFGCFSFYPTKNLGACGDGGAITTNDPALAAKVRIIKEHGQKNRYQYEEIGVNSRLDAIQAVILQIKLRYLDQWNQQRQAIAAYYQQFLTQIPGIIAPQELAGGVSVWNQYTIRVLSEGNNGTTTTHRDSVRNQLQEKGIGSMVYYPYPLHLQPAYQHLGYQSGQLPVAEQICHEVLSLPMFPELTPQQQDQVIYALKDILV